In one Amaranthus tricolor cultivar Red isolate AtriRed21 chromosome 8, ASM2621246v1, whole genome shotgun sequence genomic region, the following are encoded:
- the LOC130820707 gene encoding glutamate receptor 2.5-like, whose translation MKKISSWSVLLMLFCLMAVLPKLAMSQNNTSSQGNETTTTSTTTSTRLKIVIPVRQFDDFVTINLDPTTGENSFSGFAIEVFKAVANTALPDSPILFDLNPFVKPDGTMNGTFDDMLEAVSSQKYDGAVGEISILYSRTRLVDFTLPYLDTSISMLVPVKQHNIGKTSLVEVTKYIVASTLVFSFIVALLFWSLEHKNEKHVSHQLSLAQSTKNDLDWRREMMGSMIQTRLVMILFFMMMLILIACYAASQVSSLTAQYESKGFQSLDELIRKKANVGYRKGSYVFKMLIEKNFRESQLKSLDSEEDMFEMLTKGTAQGGVDAVVADTPNLKLFLDKHCGAFTIVPVVNLPAAGFGFAFRKGTNLAYEFSNGILRIIDNGQLAKIRDRTIGGLQTCEDYPNALTSNTLDHDTFWILIAGGIGVFILMTIILLLYCGIRCNTRKNKVVAYPCYLFPCC comes from the exons atgaaGAAGATCAGCTCTTGGAGTGTCCTCTTGATGTTGTTCTGTCTCATGGCGGTGTTGCCTAAACTCGCCATGAGTCAGAACAACACAAGTAGTCAAGGAAATGAGACGACAACGACGTCTACAACGACATCAACACGACTAAAGATTGTGATTCCTGTAAGACAGTTCGATGATTTTGTAACGATCAATCTCGACCCCACCACCGGAGAGAACAGCTTTAGTGGTTTTGCAATTGAGGTGTTCAAAGCTGTTGCTAATACAGCCCTTCCCGATTCTCCTATACTTTTTGACTTGAACCCTTTTGTTAAGCCTGATGGCACTATGAATGGCACTTTTGATGATATGCTTGAGGCTGTCTCTTCTCAG AAGTACGATGGTGCGGTCGGGGAGATATCGATATTATACTCGAGGACTCGATTGGTCGATTTTACATTGCCATACTTGGATACATCAATATCAATGTTGGTTCCTGTGAAACAACATAACATTGGAAAGACTTCTTTGGTGGAAGTTACAAAGTATATTGTAGCATCCACTCTAGTCTTTAGCTTTATAGTTGCACTTCTGTTTTGGTCTCTCGAACACAAAAATGAGAAGCACGTGTCCCACCAACTTTCTCTAGCGCAGTCTACAAAAAACGATTTAGATTGGCGCA GAGAAATGATGGGATCAATGATACAAACAAGACTagttatgatattatttttcatGATGATGCTCATATTAATAGCTTGTTACGCGGCGAGTCAGGTATCATCGCTAACAGCCCAATATGAAAGCAAAGGTTTTCAATCATTAGACGAACTCATTAGAAAAAAGGCGAATGTAGGATATCGAAAAGGATCGTATGTTTTTAAAATGTTGATCGAAAAGAACTTCCGGGAGTCACAGTTAAAAAGCCTAGACTCAGAAGAAGATATGTTTGAGATGTTGACCAAAGGTACAGCACAGGGTGGTGTTGATGCTGTTGTTGCTGATACCCCTAATCTTAAGCTTTTTCTTGACAAACATTGTGGGGCTTTTACTATTGTCCCAGTAGTCAATCTTCCTGCAGCTGGATTTGGTTTT GCCTTCCGTAAAGGAACAAATTTGGCATATGAGTTTTCAAATGGAATATTGAGGATAATTGACAATGGGCAATTGGCAAAGATTAGAGATAGAACAATTGGTGGACTACAAACATGTGAAGACTACCCAAATGCATTAACTTCCAACACTTTGGATCATGACACTTTTTGGATACTCATTGCTGGTGGTATTGGAGTTTTCATccttatgactataattttattgCTATATTGTGGGATTAGATGCAATACTAGGAAGAATAAAGTTGTGGCATACCCTTGCTATTTGTTCCCATGTTGTTAG
- the LOC130820708 gene encoding inactive leucine-rich repeat receptor-like protein kinase CORYNE, translating into MEIPNYLPLMLLISWVSLISLPCNGFMIKHMLMESESPPPGSPPEFKIEVKRVVLSIFSGLISGFIAAIMVAIMIRCFVQYINRAPILKGPVVFSPKIDPKTLRIALENENQLIGSSSNGTYYRTSLDNGLNIAVKRLEPFEIGSPETHNKALKRKLQQELQVLAGLRHRHLMSLRAYVRESDRFSLVYDYMPTGSLEDAMNKVRSNQVQMGWDARLRIAVGIIKALKFLHFECNPCVLHYNLKPSNVMLDAEFEPKLGDCGLANLMPMLYSSPNGYSAPESSQNHSYTDKSDVFSFGVILGVLLTGREPLDPFFGEASSGGSLGRWLRHLQQAGEARQALDKSILGQEVEEDEMLMAVRIAVVCMSDLPEDRPSSDELVPMLSRLHSF; encoded by the exons ATCCCCACCACCTGGTTCTCCTCCTGAATTCAAGATTGAGGTGAAAAGGGTTGTTCTTAGCATTTTTTCTGGATTAATTAGTGGATTTATTGCTGCTATTATGGTTGCTATTATGATAAGATGCTTTGTTCAGTATATTAATAGAGCTCCTATCCTTAAAGGCCCTGTTGTATTTTCCCCAAAAATTGATCCCAAAACGCTTAGGATAGCTTTAGAAAATGAGAATCAGTTAATAGGATCTAGCTCTAATGGGACTTATTACAGAACTTCTCTTGATAATGGATTGAATATTGCTGTGAAAAGGCTCGAGCCTTTCGAAATTGGGTCCCCTGAAACTCATAACAAGGCCTTGAAGAGGAAATTACAGCAAGAACTTCAAGTTCTTGCTGGGTTAAGACATCGGCATTTGATGAGTTTAAGGGCGTATGTTCGTGAATCAGATCGTTTTAGCTTGGTATATGATTATATGCCCACAGGGAGTCTTGAAGATGCTATGAACAAAGTTCGGTCGAATCAAGTGCAAATGGGTTGGGATGCTAGGCTTCGGATTGCTGTAGGGATTATTAAGGCGCTCAAGTTCCTTCATTTCGAATGCAATCCGTGTGTATTGCATTACAATCTCAAACCGAGTAATGTTATGTTGGATGCAGAGTTCGAGCCCAAGCTCGGAGATTGTGGGTTAGCCAACCTCATGCCTATGTTGTATAGTTCACCAAATGGATATAGTGCACCAGAGTCCTCTCAAAACCACAG TTATACAGACAAGAGTGATGTCTTCAGCTTTGGAGTTATACTGGGGGTACTGTTAACTGGTCGAGAACCCTTAGATCCTTTTTTTGGCGAAGCATCCAGCGGGGGAAGTTTAGGCAGGTGGCTGCGGCATTTGCAGCAAGCTGGGGAAGCTCGGCAGGCCTTGGATAAAAGCATACTCGGGCAAGAGGTCGAGGAAGATGAGATGCTTATGGCCGTAAGAATTGCAGTTGTCTGTATGTCAGATCTCCCAGAAGACCGTCCTTCTAGTGATGAGCTTGTGCCAATGCTTTCTCGTCTTCACAGTTTTTAA